The Helianthus annuus cultivar XRQ/B chromosome 16, HanXRQr2.0-SUNRISE, whole genome shotgun sequence genome includes a window with the following:
- the LOC110915454 gene encoding alpha-mannosidase isoform X2 codes for MSHLLKTPNFLWAFVVCVLLSCELTCGYDTGGGIVEGKLNVHLVPHSHDDVGWLKTIDQYFIGSNNSIQVACVENVLDSVVMSLLRDPNRKFIFAEMAFFRRWWLIQSEGIKDQVKKLVSTGQLEFVNGGWCMHDEAATHYIDMIDQTTLGHDLIKSNFNVTPRAGWQIDPFGHSAVQAYLLGAELGFDSLHFARIDYQDRAKRKGDKSLEVVWRGSKTFGSSSQIFTNVFPRHYSPPDGFNFEVSGVFEPVQANVTRTNHIMWTMGEDFKYQYAESWFKQMDKLIHYVNMDGRVNALYSTPSIYTDAKLASNISWPLKTHDYFPYANNGDSYWTGYFTSRPAFKGYVRSLSGYYLASRQLEFLVGRRNNGPNTLSLGDALGIAQHHDAVSGTAKQHTTNDYQKRLAIGALEAEAVVNSALSCLTSSTSNCTISTSTFSQCPLLNISFCPPVENIPSGKSLVIVAYNALGWNRTDVIRIPVKDANFVVQDNEGNTVEAQFIEFDNITSNLRSFYTEAYLGISPKDVPKYWLLFQASVPPLGWNTYFVTQTPGKGTFTAVSVADHTPQNDTIEIGPGSLKMLFSLQSGQLKRIINSRTSIDLPIQQSYLWYGSGAGNQPSGAYIFHPSDSPPVIVSRSVPVKVIRGPLVEEVHQQFNPWIYQVTRLYKDKEHAEFEFTIGPIPTDDGVAKEVITRITADMVTDKLFYTDSNGRDFLKRVRDYREDWPLEVTQPVAGNYYPLNLGMFTTDNKTELSILVDRATGGASLSNGQMEIMFHRRMLYDDHRGVGEALDEIVCSNSTCQGLTIRGNYYMSIDHNGNGSRWRRTTGQEIYSPLLLAFTHETQDDYKASHSTRSTTMDPDYSLPPNVALITLQELEDGSVLLRLAHLYEAGEDVDFSTLVKVELKKMFAAKSIKTIKETSLSANQDKSAMKRMPWKVEGGSGSEPPTVRGGPIDPSALVVELGPMEIRTFILQV; via the exons ATGTCTCATTTGTTAAAAACTCCCAACTTTTTATGGGCATTTGTGGTTTGTGTTCTTCTTTCTTGTGAGTTGACTTGTGGGTATGACACTGGTGGTGGCATTGTTGAGGGGAAGTTGAATGTTCATTTGGTTCCACATTCACATGATGATGTGGGTTGGTTGAAGACAATTGATCAGTACTTTATTGGATCAAATAACAGTATACAG GTTGCCTGTGTTGAAAATGTGCTCGATTCGGTTGTTATGTCCCTGCTCCGTGATCCAAACAGGAAATTCATATTTGCTGAAATG GCCTTTTTCAGAAGATGGTGGCTAATTCAAAGTGAGGGGATCAAAGATCAAGTGAAAAAGCTCGTTTCTACAGGCCAATTAGAATTCGT AAACGGAGGCTGGTGCATGCATGATGAAGCAGCTACACACTACATAGACATGATCGATCAAACGACTTTGGGCCATGATTTAATAAAGTCTAACTTCAACGTAACTCCTCGGGCTGGTTGGCAGATTGATCCGTTTGGGCATTCTGCCGTTCAAGCTTATCTTTTAGGAGCAGAG CTCGGGTTTGATTCACTACATTTTGCACGGATTGATTATCAAGATAGAGCAAAACGGAAGGGTGATAAAAGTCTTGAAGTCGTATGGCGTGGCTCAAAAACATTCGGTTCATCATCTCAGATATTCACCAATGTGTTTCCGAGACACTATAGTCCCCCCGATGGATTTAATTTTGAAGTTAGCGGAGTTTTTGAGCCCGTTCAG GCAAATGTAACAAGGACAAATCATATTATGTGGACAATGGGAGAGGACTTCAAATACCAATATGCGGAATCTTGGTTTAAGCAGATGGACAAACTAATTCACTATGTTAACATG GATGGTCGAGTAAATGCGTTATATTCCACTCCATCTATATACACAGATGCAAAACTTGCTTCAAATATATCTTGGCCACTCAAAACTCATGATTATTTCCC ATACGCGAATAATGGAGATTCTTACTGGACGGGTTATTTTACAAGTCGCCCTGCCTTCAAAGGATACGTACGATCATTGAGCGGATATTATTTG GCATCAAGGCAGCTTGAGTTTTTGGTTGGAAGGCGAAATAACGGTCCGAACACTTTGAGTCTTGGGGATGCTTTAGGAATTGCGCAACATCATGATGCTGTTTCCGGTACTGCTAAACAACATACAACAAATGACTACCAAAAACGCTTAGCAATTGGAGCTCTCGAG GCTGAGGCTGTTGTCAATTCAGCTTTATCATGCCTAACAAGTTCTACAAGTAACTGCACCATATCCACATCCACATTTAGCCAG TGTCCGCTGCTCAATATAAGTTTTTGCCCACCGGTCGAAAACATTCCTTCTGGGAAGAGTTTG GTTATTGTCGCGTATAACGCTCTTGGATGGAATCGCACGGATGTTATCAGGATCCCT GTCAAAGATGCTAACTTTGTCGTCCAAGACAACGAGGGCAATACGGTTGAAGCCCAATTCATAGAATTTGATAACATAACAAGCAACCTAAGAAGCTTTTACACAGAGGCTTATTTAGGAATTTCACCTAAAGACGTTCCGAAATATTGGCTTTTGTTTCAAGCATCTGTGCCACCGTTGGGTTGGAACACTTACTTTGTTACCCAAACACCTGGAAAAGGTACCTTTACGGCTGTTTCGGTGGCAGATCATACGCCACAAAATGACACTATTGAAATCGGACCGGGAAGTTTGAAGATGTTGTTTTCATTGCAGTCTGGACAACTAAAAAGAATTATTAATTCTAGAACCAGT ATTGATTTACCGATACAACAAAGCTATCTTTGGTATGGTAGTGGAGCGGGTAACCAG CCTTCCGGAGCATACATTTTCCACCCGAGTGACTCACCACCAGTTATTGTTTCAAGATCA GTACCTGTTAAAGTCATTCGTGGACCGCTCGTTGAAGAGGTTCACCAACAATTCAACCCGTGGATCTATCAG GTGACAAGACTATACAAAGACAAAGAGCATGCTGAATTTGAGTTCACT ATCGGTCCAATTCCGACGGATGACGGTGTTGCAAAAGAAGTGATTACAAGAATTACAGCTGATATGGTCACCGACAAGCTGTTCTATACCGATTCTAACGGAAGAGACTTCCTCAAAAGA GTACGGGATTACAGAGAAGACTGGCCGCTTGAAGTCACTCAACCCGTTGCCGGGAATTATTACCCG CTTAATCTTGGGATGTTTACAACAGACAACAAAACTGAGTTGTCGATTCTTGTTGATCGGGCTACTGGCGGAGCTAGCCTCAGTAACGGGCAAATGGAGATTATGTTTCATAG GCGTATGTTGTATGATGATCATAGAGGAGTGGGTGAAGCCCTTGACGAGATTGTGTGTAGTAATAGCACCTGTCAAGGACTTACG ATTCGAGGAAATTATTATATGAGTATTGACCACAATGGTAACGGATCACGGTGGCGTAGAACAACGGGCCAAGAGATTTATTCACCTCTCCTCCTAGCCTTTACACATGAG ACTCAAGATGATTATAAAGCTTCACACTCAACAAGGTCAACAACAATGGATCCGGACTATAGTTTGCCCCCTAACGTTGCGTTAATTACACTTCAG GAATTGGAGGACGGAAGTGTGCTTCTTCGGTTAGCCCATCTGTACGAG GCTGGTGAAGATGTCGACTTTTCGACCTTAGTCAAAGTGGAACTGAAGAAAATGTTTGCTGCAAAATCG ATCAAGACGATTAAAGAAACAAGCTTATCTGCAAATCAAGACAAGTCGGCGATGAAGAGGATGCCATGGAAGGTTGAAGGCGGAAGTGGGAGCGAACCACCAACTGTTAGAGGTGGACCCATTGACCCTTCGGCTCTTGTTGTCGAGTTGGGTCCTATGGAGATTCGTACTTTCATATTACAAGTTTGA
- the LOC110915454 gene encoding alpha-mannosidase isoform X1, giving the protein MSHLLKTPNFLWAFVVCVLLSCELTCGYDTGGGIVEGKLNVHLVPHSHDDVGWLKTIDQYFIGSNNSIQVACVENVLDSVVMSLLRDPNRKFIFAEMAFFRRWWLIQSEGIKDQVKKLVSTGQLEFVNGGWCMHDEAATHYIDMIDQTTLGHDLIKSNFNVTPRAGWQIDPFGHSAVQAYLLGAELGFDSLHFARIDYQDRAKRKGDKSLEVVWRGSKTFGSSSQIFTNVFPRHYSPPDGFNFEVSGVFEPVQDEPLLFDMNVEKRVNDFINASVFQANVTRTNHIMWTMGEDFKYQYAESWFKQMDKLIHYVNMDGRVNALYSTPSIYTDAKLASNISWPLKTHDYFPYANNGDSYWTGYFTSRPAFKGYVRSLSGYYLASRQLEFLVGRRNNGPNTLSLGDALGIAQHHDAVSGTAKQHTTNDYQKRLAIGALEAEAVVNSALSCLTSSTSNCTISTSTFSQCPLLNISFCPPVENIPSGKSLVIVAYNALGWNRTDVIRIPVKDANFVVQDNEGNTVEAQFIEFDNITSNLRSFYTEAYLGISPKDVPKYWLLFQASVPPLGWNTYFVTQTPGKGTFTAVSVADHTPQNDTIEIGPGSLKMLFSLQSGQLKRIINSRTSIDLPIQQSYLWYGSGAGNQPSGAYIFHPSDSPPVIVSRSVPVKVIRGPLVEEVHQQFNPWIYQVTRLYKDKEHAEFEFTIGPIPTDDGVAKEVITRITADMVTDKLFYTDSNGRDFLKRVRDYREDWPLEVTQPVAGNYYPLNLGMFTTDNKTELSILVDRATGGASLSNGQMEIMFHRRMLYDDHRGVGEALDEIVCSNSTCQGLTIRGNYYMSIDHNGNGSRWRRTTGQEIYSPLLLAFTHETQDDYKASHSTRSTTMDPDYSLPPNVALITLQELEDGSVLLRLAHLYEAGEDVDFSTLVKVELKKMFAAKSIKTIKETSLSANQDKSAMKRMPWKVEGGSGSEPPTVRGGPIDPSALVVELGPMEIRTFILQV; this is encoded by the exons ATGTCTCATTTGTTAAAAACTCCCAACTTTTTATGGGCATTTGTGGTTTGTGTTCTTCTTTCTTGTGAGTTGACTTGTGGGTATGACACTGGTGGTGGCATTGTTGAGGGGAAGTTGAATGTTCATTTGGTTCCACATTCACATGATGATGTGGGTTGGTTGAAGACAATTGATCAGTACTTTATTGGATCAAATAACAGTATACAG GTTGCCTGTGTTGAAAATGTGCTCGATTCGGTTGTTATGTCCCTGCTCCGTGATCCAAACAGGAAATTCATATTTGCTGAAATG GCCTTTTTCAGAAGATGGTGGCTAATTCAAAGTGAGGGGATCAAAGATCAAGTGAAAAAGCTCGTTTCTACAGGCCAATTAGAATTCGT AAACGGAGGCTGGTGCATGCATGATGAAGCAGCTACACACTACATAGACATGATCGATCAAACGACTTTGGGCCATGATTTAATAAAGTCTAACTTCAACGTAACTCCTCGGGCTGGTTGGCAGATTGATCCGTTTGGGCATTCTGCCGTTCAAGCTTATCTTTTAGGAGCAGAG CTCGGGTTTGATTCACTACATTTTGCACGGATTGATTATCAAGATAGAGCAAAACGGAAGGGTGATAAAAGTCTTGAAGTCGTATGGCGTGGCTCAAAAACATTCGGTTCATCATCTCAGATATTCACCAATGTGTTTCCGAGACACTATAGTCCCCCCGATGGATTTAATTTTGAAGTTAGCGGAGTTTTTGAGCCCGTTCAG GACGAACCTCTTCTCTTTGATATGAATGTTGAGAAACGAGTTAATGATTTCATTAACGCTTCAGTCTTCCAA GCAAATGTAACAAGGACAAATCATATTATGTGGACAATGGGAGAGGACTTCAAATACCAATATGCGGAATCTTGGTTTAAGCAGATGGACAAACTAATTCACTATGTTAACATG GATGGTCGAGTAAATGCGTTATATTCCACTCCATCTATATACACAGATGCAAAACTTGCTTCAAATATATCTTGGCCACTCAAAACTCATGATTATTTCCC ATACGCGAATAATGGAGATTCTTACTGGACGGGTTATTTTACAAGTCGCCCTGCCTTCAAAGGATACGTACGATCATTGAGCGGATATTATTTG GCATCAAGGCAGCTTGAGTTTTTGGTTGGAAGGCGAAATAACGGTCCGAACACTTTGAGTCTTGGGGATGCTTTAGGAATTGCGCAACATCATGATGCTGTTTCCGGTACTGCTAAACAACATACAACAAATGACTACCAAAAACGCTTAGCAATTGGAGCTCTCGAG GCTGAGGCTGTTGTCAATTCAGCTTTATCATGCCTAACAAGTTCTACAAGTAACTGCACCATATCCACATCCACATTTAGCCAG TGTCCGCTGCTCAATATAAGTTTTTGCCCACCGGTCGAAAACATTCCTTCTGGGAAGAGTTTG GTTATTGTCGCGTATAACGCTCTTGGATGGAATCGCACGGATGTTATCAGGATCCCT GTCAAAGATGCTAACTTTGTCGTCCAAGACAACGAGGGCAATACGGTTGAAGCCCAATTCATAGAATTTGATAACATAACAAGCAACCTAAGAAGCTTTTACACAGAGGCTTATTTAGGAATTTCACCTAAAGACGTTCCGAAATATTGGCTTTTGTTTCAAGCATCTGTGCCACCGTTGGGTTGGAACACTTACTTTGTTACCCAAACACCTGGAAAAGGTACCTTTACGGCTGTTTCGGTGGCAGATCATACGCCACAAAATGACACTATTGAAATCGGACCGGGAAGTTTGAAGATGTTGTTTTCATTGCAGTCTGGACAACTAAAAAGAATTATTAATTCTAGAACCAGT ATTGATTTACCGATACAACAAAGCTATCTTTGGTATGGTAGTGGAGCGGGTAACCAG CCTTCCGGAGCATACATTTTCCACCCGAGTGACTCACCACCAGTTATTGTTTCAAGATCA GTACCTGTTAAAGTCATTCGTGGACCGCTCGTTGAAGAGGTTCACCAACAATTCAACCCGTGGATCTATCAG GTGACAAGACTATACAAAGACAAAGAGCATGCTGAATTTGAGTTCACT ATCGGTCCAATTCCGACGGATGACGGTGTTGCAAAAGAAGTGATTACAAGAATTACAGCTGATATGGTCACCGACAAGCTGTTCTATACCGATTCTAACGGAAGAGACTTCCTCAAAAGA GTACGGGATTACAGAGAAGACTGGCCGCTTGAAGTCACTCAACCCGTTGCCGGGAATTATTACCCG CTTAATCTTGGGATGTTTACAACAGACAACAAAACTGAGTTGTCGATTCTTGTTGATCGGGCTACTGGCGGAGCTAGCCTCAGTAACGGGCAAATGGAGATTATGTTTCATAG GCGTATGTTGTATGATGATCATAGAGGAGTGGGTGAAGCCCTTGACGAGATTGTGTGTAGTAATAGCACCTGTCAAGGACTTACG ATTCGAGGAAATTATTATATGAGTATTGACCACAATGGTAACGGATCACGGTGGCGTAGAACAACGGGCCAAGAGATTTATTCACCTCTCCTCCTAGCCTTTACACATGAG ACTCAAGATGATTATAAAGCTTCACACTCAACAAGGTCAACAACAATGGATCCGGACTATAGTTTGCCCCCTAACGTTGCGTTAATTACACTTCAG GAATTGGAGGACGGAAGTGTGCTTCTTCGGTTAGCCCATCTGTACGAG GCTGGTGAAGATGTCGACTTTTCGACCTTAGTCAAAGTGGAACTGAAGAAAATGTTTGCTGCAAAATCG ATCAAGACGATTAAAGAAACAAGCTTATCTGCAAATCAAGACAAGTCGGCGATGAAGAGGATGCCATGGAAGGTTGAAGGCGGAAGTGGGAGCGAACCACCAACTGTTAGAGGTGGACCCATTGACCCTTCGGCTCTTGTTGTCGAGTTGGGTCCTATGGAGATTCGTACTTTCATATTACAAGTTTGA